In Sphingomonas sp. LT1P40, the DNA window CCGAGCGCAATGGTGCAATCGAATGGGTGGTTCAGGGTCTGGCACGGATGCTGGGCCATCGTGCCGTGGCGATGCCGTGGGTGATCTTCATCGCCTCGGCATTGCTCACCGCATTCGGCGCGCTCGGCCCGGCGGCGGTGGCGATCGTGGCACCCGTTGCCCTTCGCTTCGCCGTGCAGCATCGCATCAGCGCGCTGATGATGGGCCTGATGACGATCCACGGCGCACAGGCGGGCGCGTTCTCGCCGACCTCGGTCTATGGCGGCATCACCAACGGCGTCATCGAAAAGAGCGGCATCGTGCCGGAGCCGTTGATGCTGTTTTCCGCCAGCCTGTTCTTCAACCTGGCCATCGCCATCGTAATCTTCCTCGCCTTTGGCGGCCTGCGCCTGTTGCGGGATACGCCGGAGCCGCCCGAGGCACCCGCGGCGATAGCGCCGGAAATGGCCCGCGAACGGCTGCTGACCCTGCTGACGCTCGGCGCGATGGCGATCGCCGCGGTCGGGTTTCGCGTCGATATCGGGGTCGCCAGCATGGTTGCCGCCGCCCTGCTCGCCGTCCTCGCGCCGCGCTCGCAAAAGGGCGCGATCGATCGCGTGGCGTGGCCGACGGTGCTGCTGATCGCTGGTGTGGTGACCTATGTCGCGCTGTTGCAGCGGGTGGGAACGGTCGATGCGGCAGGCGACCTGATCGCGGGCATCGGATCGCCGCTGATCGCCGCGCTGCTGCTTTGCTATCTGGGCGGCGTCGTCTCCGCCTTCGCTTCATCGACGGCGCTGCTGGGCATCGTCGTGCCGCTGGCCGTCCCCTTCCTCAACCAGGGCGGGATCAGCGCGATGGGCGCGGTGGCGGCGATCGCGATCTCGACGACGATCGTCGATACCTCACCCTTTTCGACCAATGGCGCGCTGGTTGTGGCAAATGCGCCCGAGGCGGACCGCGAGCGGATGGTCCGCCAGTTGCTCGGCTATAGCGCGCTCATCACCCTGATCGGCCCGCTGATCGCCTGGGCGGTGTTTGTCCTGCCCGGGTAAGACCGTGTCAGGCCTTAAGCGCGTCCGGCACCGCAGCGCGGATCCATGGCGACGCCTGCTCATAGGCGTGACCGACTTGCAGCACCGCCAGATCGGCATGATTGGGGCCGATGATCTGCAGACCGATCGGTAGTTTGCGCGCGCCCCCGAACCCCGCCGGTACGGCGAGCGTCGGCAGCCCGGCCATGGTCGGCGGCAGCGTCACTTCCATCCAGCGGTGATAGCTGTCCATCGCCCGCCCGGCGATCTCGCGCGGCCAGCGGGTTTCGACATCGAATGGAAAGACCTGTGCCGTGGGCAGGACGAGGAAGTCGTAACGCTCGAACAGTTCGCGGAACGCCTGATAGATGCGCGACCGCACCTGCGACGCTTCGGCGACCTGACGTGCGCTGAGCTTCAGATAACCCTCGACCTCCCAGATCGCCTCCGGCTGCAACAGCGCGCGTTTGGCGGGATCGTTATAATAATCGATCAGGTCCGACCCGACCGACCAGTGACGCAGCGTTACCGCCGTGCGCCACATCTCGGCGGCGGACAGCGACAGCTTCGCCGCCTCGACCTGCATGCCGATCGCGCGGAATGCCGACAGTGCCCTG includes these proteins:
- a CDS encoding SLC13 family permease, which gives rise to MSHFILIGALALVFLIATLRPINMGLLAFAAAFLVGVLLVGVPAKDVLAGFPGDLVVVLIGVTFLFAIAERNGAIEWVVQGLARMLGHRAVAMPWVIFIASALLTAFGALGPAAVAIVAPVALRFAVQHRISALMMGLMTIHGAQAGAFSPTSVYGGITNGVIEKSGIVPEPLMLFSASLFFNLAIAIVIFLAFGGLRLLRDTPEPPEAPAAIAPEMARERLLTLLTLGAMAIAAVGFRVDIGVASMVAAALLAVLAPRSQKGAIDRVAWPTVLLIAGVVTYVALLQRVGTVDAAGDLIAGIGSPLIAALLLCYLGGVVSAFASSTALLGIVVPLAVPFLNQGGISAMGAVAAIAISTTIVDTSPFSTNGALVVANAPEADRERMVRQLLGYSALITLIGPLIAWAVFVLPG